A section of the Marinimicrobium koreense genome encodes:
- the smc gene encoding chromosome segregation protein SMC, whose amino-acid sequence MRLKCIKLVGFKSFVDATTVNFPSNLCAVVGPNGCGKSNIIDAVRWVMGESSAKNLRGEAMTDVIFNGSNARKPVGQASIELVFDNSDKTVQGEYAAFNEISIKRKVTREAQNFYYLNGTKCRRRDITDIFLGTGLGPRSYAIIEQGMISRLIEAKPEELRVYIEEAAGISKYKERRRDTENRMRRTQENLERLTDIRDELERQLSRLQRQAQAAEKYTEYKKEERQLKAQLQALKYRNLDDQAKAKQTGIRDLELRMESFVTDQVNKDTQIEKCRSQYTELQDKFNEVQGRYYAIGADIARIEQTIQHAQERSRQLQTDLEQTERDSREAEDSLQFDREKAEGWEAELMEIEPELELVRAAEESSGDALQESEEAMQRWQTEWDTFNQRAAEPRQRAEVQQSRIQHLEQVQQRLLQRIEKLKEEKSNLQLGSDDEEIEQLNEQLAELDLVVEEKRGRSEALGEELETRREDNNRLADELDQARSKLQSLRGRHASLEALQQAALGEKSEAVADWLAEQQLTDQPRVAETLTVSDGWDKAVETALGNSLQAVCVDGFDAVANTLAGLSQGELVLMDTARRPGAVTGDKAERLLDKVQADWDLSELLRGVYIAEDLPSALALRSQLEAGESVITRDGLWLGPQWLKVARDTDASDGVIARRQELEELDASIAELEETVARLDEARTEGREAVQTLERERENLRRESDEQSRRAGELRAQLSAKQARIEQISVRRERTETEIREASEQLDQEGEQLAEARMILSEAIESMEMDTDERERLLQQRDEIRSGLDQARQKARHDRDKAHEMAMRAQSLKTQLDSIRLGITRLQEQTQRLRERKEQLLEALGETRDPAEEHQLELEANLDKRLAVEGELSEARRALEEVEQELRTAEQARHKAEQEVQAVRAHLEQERLAAQTFEVQRAGLAQQLKEDEFDLDTLLADLSEDAEVKPLEQELEQVAGRIARLGAINLAAIDEYQTESERKQYLDAQDEDLREALETLENAIRKIDRETRTRFKETFDEVNKSLQELFPKVFGGGHAYLELTGEDLLDTGIAIMARPPGKRNSTIHLLSGGEKALTAIALVFSIFRLNPAPFCMLDEVDAPLDDANVGRYARMVEEMSQHVQFIYITHNKIAMEMAHQLMGVTMHEPGVSRLVTVDVDEAAELAAV is encoded by the coding sequence ATGCGCCTCAAGTGTATCAAGCTGGTCGGTTTTAAATCCTTCGTCGACGCGACCACGGTCAACTTTCCCAGCAACCTGTGCGCGGTCGTGGGCCCCAACGGCTGCGGCAAGTCCAACATCATTGACGCCGTCCGCTGGGTAATGGGGGAGTCCTCCGCCAAAAACCTGCGCGGCGAAGCCATGACCGACGTCATTTTCAACGGTTCCAACGCCCGCAAGCCGGTGGGTCAGGCGTCCATCGAGCTGGTGTTTGATAACTCGGACAAAACCGTGCAGGGCGAATACGCCGCGTTCAACGAAATTTCCATCAAGCGGAAGGTCACCCGCGAAGCCCAGAACTTCTACTACTTGAACGGCACCAAGTGCCGCCGTCGGGATATTACCGACATCTTCCTCGGCACCGGCCTCGGCCCGCGCAGCTATGCCATCATCGAGCAGGGCATGATCTCACGCCTGATTGAGGCCAAGCCCGAAGAGCTGCGGGTGTATATCGAGGAAGCGGCGGGCATCTCCAAGTACAAGGAGCGGCGCCGTGACACCGAAAACCGCATGCGCCGCACCCAGGAAAACCTGGAGCGCCTGACCGACATTCGTGATGAGCTGGAGCGTCAGCTCAGCCGCCTGCAGCGCCAGGCACAGGCCGCGGAGAAGTACACCGAATACAAGAAAGAAGAACGCCAGCTCAAAGCCCAGTTACAGGCCCTTAAGTACCGAAACCTGGACGATCAGGCCAAGGCAAAGCAGACCGGTATCCGCGACCTGGAGCTGCGCATGGAGTCTTTCGTCACCGATCAGGTGAACAAGGATACCCAGATCGAGAAGTGTCGCAGCCAGTACACCGAACTTCAGGATAAATTCAATGAAGTTCAGGGCCGGTACTATGCCATTGGCGCGGACATTGCCCGCATTGAACAGACCATCCAGCACGCCCAGGAGCGCAGCCGCCAATTACAGACCGACCTGGAGCAGACCGAGCGGGACAGCCGCGAAGCGGAAGACAGCCTGCAGTTTGACCGGGAGAAAGCCGAGGGCTGGGAAGCCGAGCTGATGGAAATAGAGCCGGAGCTGGAACTGGTTCGGGCCGCCGAGGAGTCCTCCGGGGACGCTTTGCAGGAGTCGGAAGAGGCCATGCAGCGCTGGCAGACCGAATGGGATACCTTCAACCAGCGTGCCGCCGAGCCCCGCCAGCGGGCGGAAGTTCAGCAGTCCCGGATTCAGCATCTGGAACAGGTTCAGCAGCGCCTGCTGCAACGGATCGAGAAGCTCAAGGAGGAGAAATCCAACCTTCAGTTGGGCTCCGACGATGAAGAAATCGAACAGCTGAACGAACAGTTGGCCGAACTGGACCTGGTGGTCGAAGAAAAACGCGGTCGCAGCGAAGCGTTGGGCGAGGAACTGGAAACCCGCCGGGAAGACAACAACCGCCTGGCGGACGAGCTGGATCAGGCGCGCAGCAAGCTACAGAGCCTGCGCGGCCGCCACGCCTCCCTGGAAGCCCTGCAACAGGCCGCCCTGGGTGAGAAGAGCGAGGCCGTCGCCGACTGGCTGGCCGAGCAGCAACTGACCGACCAGCCGCGCGTGGCGGAAACCCTGACCGTGTCCGACGGCTGGGACAAGGCGGTCGAGACTGCCCTGGGCAATAGTCTGCAGGCCGTCTGCGTGGACGGTTTTGATGCGGTAGCCAATACCCTCGCGGGACTCAGCCAGGGTGAACTGGTATTGATGGATACGGCCCGCCGGCCGGGCGCCGTCACCGGTGACAAGGCGGAGCGCCTGCTGGACAAGGTTCAGGCCGACTGGGATCTGAGTGAGTTGCTGCGCGGCGTCTACATCGCCGAAGACTTGCCCTCCGCCCTGGCGCTGCGCTCACAGCTGGAGGCCGGCGAGTCGGTGATTACCCGCGACGGCCTGTGGCTCGGTCCCCAGTGGCTGAAAGTGGCCCGGGACACCGACGCCAGCGACGGTGTGATTGCCCGCCGTCAGGAGCTTGAAGAGCTCGACGCCAGCATTGCGGAACTCGAGGAAACCGTTGCCCGTCTGGATGAGGCCCGCACCGAAGGCCGCGAGGCCGTGCAGACCCTCGAGCGCGAGCGGGAAAACCTGCGTCGGGAATCCGACGAGCAGAGCCGCCGCGCCGGTGAGTTGCGAGCCCAGTTGAGTGCCAAGCAGGCCCGTATCGAACAGATCAGCGTTCGCCGCGAGCGCACCGAAACCGAAATCCGGGAAGCCAGTGAACAACTGGACCAGGAGGGCGAACAGCTCGCCGAAGCCCGGATGATCCTCAGCGAAGCCATCGAATCCATGGAAATGGACACCGATGAGCGTGAGCGCCTGTTGCAGCAGCGGGATGAAATCCGCTCCGGTCTGGATCAGGCCCGGCAGAAGGCCCGGCACGATCGCGACAAGGCCCATGAAATGGCCATGCGCGCCCAGTCTCTGAAAACCCAGCTGGACAGCATTCGCTTGGGTATTACCCGCCTGCAGGAGCAGACCCAGCGGCTGCGCGAACGCAAAGAACAATTGCTGGAAGCACTCGGCGAAACGCGGGATCCCGCCGAGGAGCACCAGCTTGAGCTGGAAGCGAATCTGGACAAGCGCCTGGCGGTCGAAGGGGAGTTGAGCGAGGCTCGCCGCGCCCTTGAAGAGGTCGAACAGGAGCTGCGCACCGCCGAGCAGGCCCGGCACAAGGCTGAGCAGGAAGTTCAGGCGGTGCGGGCCCATCTGGAACAGGAGCGCCTGGCCGCCCAGACCTTTGAAGTGCAGCGGGCCGGGCTCGCCCAGCAACTGAAAGAAGATGAGTTTGACCTGGACACCTTGTTGGCGGACCTGTCCGAGGACGCCGAAGTGAAGCCCCTGGAGCAGGAGCTGGAACAGGTGGCCGGCCGCATTGCGCGCTTGGGCGCCATCAACCTGGCCGCCATCGACGAGTACCAGACCGAGTCAGAGCGCAAACAGTACCTGGACGCTCAGGATGAAGACTTGCGCGAAGCGCTGGAAACCCTGGAAAACGCGATCCGCAAAATCGACCGCGAGACCCGGACACGGTTCAAGGAGACCTTTGACGAGGTCAACAAGTCCCTCCAGGAGCTGTTCCCTAAAGTGTTCGGCGGCGGACACGCCTATCTGGAACTTACCGGCGAAGATTTACTCGATACCGGTATTGCCATCATGGCGCGGCCACCGGGCAAGCGGAACAGTACCATTCACCTGCTCTCCGGTGGGGAGAAGGCGCTGACGGCCATTGCCCTGGTATTCTCGATTTTCCGCCTGAATCCGGCACCATTCTGTATGCTGGACGAAGTGGACGCGCCGCTGGATGACGCCAACGTGGGCCGCTATGCCCGCATGGTGGAAGAGATGTCCCAGCACGTGCAATTCATTTATATTACCCACAACAAGATTGCCATGGAGATGGCGCACCAGTTGATGGGTGTTACCATGCACGAACCGGGCGTATCCCGCCTGGTTACTGTGGATGTGGACGAAGCCGCGGAACTGGCAGCGGTATAA
- the zipA gene encoding cell division protein ZipA: protein MGDWLTILIILLILGILLDGWRRMHNARKDSLKVSPSVRRSAGSSKAAADDYSAELPNGGARVVAYRETPEDERPFHHAPVDEVDDDRDLDGQDFDDRAFDDREALQEEDGELAEDDETNLDEQLAELDSEAAEAETRPPATSKLTSERQRPETHRGIPEQVTLNLDESVPILMETTGEDTFEDDPERIEPTLGGNADSSVSSARAAKPEPSSPARSEAKKPEAPVAKSPKPAPAKPEPRKAEKAPSDRRTAKPEEPPKAPPQPEEVLIVNVMAPTGEQFRGDALLDSLVSAGLRFGDMNIFHRYEGAKGGGPILFSLANMVKPGVFDLDTMADFTTPGVSLFMTLPLEERVELDNVEVFDEMLEAARAIALELGGELKDENRSVMTRQTQEHCRQRIHEFERKQLSRMPH from the coding sequence ATGGGTGACTGGCTGACGATACTGATTATCCTCCTGATCCTCGGGATTCTGCTCGATGGCTGGCGGCGTATGCACAATGCCCGCAAAGACTCCCTGAAGGTTTCGCCCTCGGTACGCCGCTCAGCGGGGTCGAGCAAGGCGGCCGCCGACGACTATAGCGCCGAGCTTCCCAATGGCGGTGCGCGCGTGGTGGCCTATCGGGAGACGCCGGAGGATGAGCGTCCTTTCCATCACGCCCCCGTGGATGAAGTCGATGACGATCGGGACCTTGATGGTCAGGATTTTGATGATAGAGCGTTTGACGATCGCGAAGCGCTGCAGGAAGAGGACGGTGAGCTGGCCGAGGACGACGAAACCAACCTCGATGAGCAACTGGCCGAACTGGACAGCGAAGCGGCGGAAGCCGAGACTCGGCCGCCCGCCACCTCCAAGCTGACCTCTGAACGCCAGCGCCCGGAAACCCACCGGGGCATTCCGGAGCAGGTCACGCTGAATCTGGACGAATCGGTGCCCATTCTGATGGAAACCACCGGCGAAGATACCTTTGAGGACGATCCGGAGCGGATCGAGCCCACCTTGGGTGGAAACGCCGACAGCAGCGTATCCAGCGCCAGGGCGGCCAAGCCGGAACCCTCGAGCCCCGCCCGCAGTGAGGCTAAAAAGCCCGAAGCGCCGGTGGCAAAATCGCCCAAACCCGCGCCCGCAAAACCCGAGCCCCGGAAAGCCGAAAAAGCACCCTCTGACCGTCGCACAGCCAAACCGGAGGAGCCGCCGAAGGCGCCACCGCAGCCCGAAGAGGTGCTGATCGTGAACGTGATGGCGCCCACCGGTGAGCAATTCCGTGGGGACGCTCTGTTGGACTCGCTGGTGTCAGCGGGCCTGCGCTTTGGTGACATGAACATTTTCCATCGCTACGAAGGGGCCAAAGGTGGCGGCCCGATCCTGTTCAGCCTGGCCAATATGGTCAAGCCCGGCGTCTTTGATCTGGACACCATGGCGGACTTCACAACGCCCGGCGTCAGCCTGTTCATGACGCTACCGCTTGAAGAGCGGGTCGAGCTGGACAATGTGGAAGTGTTCGACGAAATGCTCGAAGCCGCCCGGGCCATTGCCCTGGAGCTGGGGGGCGAGCTCAAGGACGAAAACCGCAGCGTCATGACCCGGCAGACCCAGGAACACTGCCGCCAGCGCATCCACGAGTTCGAGCGCAAGCAGCTGTCCCGGATGCCGCACTAG
- the ligA gene encoding NAD-dependent DNA ligase LigA, translated as MAKSTSAIPAETSARAQTLRAEIQEHNYRYYALDEPRIPDAAYDRLMRELQDLEAEYPELVTPDSPTQRVGQTPLSAFATVTHELPMLSLDNAFGEDDLIAFDRRVRDRLQDDATIEYACEPKLDGIAVSLLYRDGLLVRGATRGDGTQGEDITQNVRTIDSIPLKLRGSGYPRVLEVRGEIYMPKAGFEALNEKAREKGDKLFVNPRNAAAGSLRQLDARITATRPLEMCAYSVGYVEDGEVPAKHSETLEAFRDWGLKINREMRVVQGADACIEYYQQLGERRAQLDYDIDGIVFKVNRRDLQDELGFVARAPRWAIAYKFPAQEEMTQLLDVEFQVGRTGAVTPVARLEPVFVGGVTVSNATLHNRDEIERLGVKIGDTVIVRRAGDVIPQIVSVVTDRRPDDAREIEFPDHCPVCGSPVERVPGEAVARCDGGLICAAQRKEAIKHFVSRKALDVDGLGDKLVDQLVEKGLVNAVADLYHLTREDLTGLERMGEKSADNLLKALDNSKQTTLAKFIYALGIREVGEATARNLAQYYGSLDALAQADEEHLQQVDDIGPVVGHFVAEFFAQPHNREAVKALRDAGISWTEQAPIDRGSLPLAGLTYVLTGSLESLTRDEAKERLQALGAKVAGSVSKKTDYLVAGPGAGSKLKKAEELDVDIMDEAGLLELLNQWEQN; from the coding sequence ATGGCCAAATCGACCTCTGCCATTCCGGCCGAGACCAGCGCCCGGGCGCAAACGCTCCGGGCCGAGATTCAGGAACACAACTACCGCTACTACGCGCTGGACGAGCCCCGGATTCCCGATGCGGCCTATGACCGGTTGATGCGCGAGTTGCAGGATCTGGAAGCCGAGTATCCCGAGTTGGTGACGCCGGACTCACCTACCCAGCGGGTTGGACAGACACCGCTGAGCGCCTTCGCCACGGTCACTCACGAACTGCCGATGCTCTCCCTCGATAACGCGTTCGGCGAGGACGACCTGATCGCCTTCGACCGGCGGGTCCGGGATCGGCTGCAGGACGACGCCACTATTGAATACGCCTGCGAGCCCAAGCTCGACGGCATTGCAGTGAGCCTGCTGTACCGCGATGGCCTCCTGGTGCGCGGCGCCACCCGGGGAGACGGCACCCAGGGCGAAGACATTACCCAGAATGTCCGCACCATCGACTCGATTCCCCTGAAACTGCGTGGCTCCGGGTACCCACGGGTGCTCGAGGTGCGCGGTGAAATTTACATGCCCAAAGCCGGCTTCGAAGCCTTGAACGAAAAGGCCCGGGAAAAGGGCGATAAATTGTTCGTCAATCCACGCAATGCGGCCGCTGGTAGCCTGCGGCAGTTGGACGCGCGCATTACCGCGACGCGCCCCCTGGAGATGTGTGCCTACAGCGTGGGTTATGTCGAAGATGGCGAGGTACCCGCCAAGCACTCGGAAACACTCGAGGCGTTCCGTGACTGGGGCCTCAAGATCAACCGTGAAATGCGGGTAGTGCAGGGCGCAGATGCCTGTATTGAGTACTACCAGCAATTGGGCGAACGGCGGGCGCAGCTGGATTACGACATCGACGGTATCGTGTTCAAGGTCAACCGCCGGGACCTGCAGGACGAGCTGGGCTTTGTGGCCCGCGCGCCGCGCTGGGCGATCGCCTATAAATTTCCCGCTCAGGAAGAAATGACCCAACTGCTCGACGTCGAGTTTCAGGTCGGGCGCACTGGCGCGGTCACTCCGGTGGCGCGGCTGGAACCGGTGTTCGTCGGCGGCGTCACCGTTTCCAACGCCACCCTGCACAACCGTGACGAAATCGAGCGACTGGGCGTCAAAATCGGTGATACCGTCATCGTGCGCCGCGCCGGGGATGTGATTCCGCAGATCGTCTCGGTGGTCACCGACCGCCGCCCCGACGATGCGCGTGAGATTGAATTTCCAGACCACTGTCCGGTGTGCGGCTCGCCGGTCGAACGGGTACCCGGCGAGGCCGTGGCCCGCTGCGACGGCGGCCTGATCTGTGCCGCCCAGCGTAAAGAGGCCATCAAGCACTTTGTCTCCCGCAAAGCACTGGACGTGGATGGTCTTGGCGACAAGCTGGTGGATCAGCTGGTGGAAAAAGGCCTGGTTAACGCGGTGGCCGATCTTTACCACCTGACCCGTGAAGACCTGACTGGGCTGGAACGCATGGGCGAGAAGTCCGCGGACAACCTGCTCAAAGCACTGGACAACAGCAAACAGACCACCCTGGCCAAGTTCATCTACGCCCTGGGTATCCGTGAAGTGGGGGAGGCCACCGCCCGCAATCTGGCCCAGTACTACGGCAGTCTGGATGCCCTGGCCCAAGCGGATGAAGAGCATCTGCAACAAGTGGACGATATCGGCCCTGTAGTAGGCCACTTCGTCGCCGAGTTCTTTGCCCAGCCCCACAACCGCGAGGCGGTAAAGGCTCTGCGCGACGCCGGCATTTCCTGGACGGAACAGGCGCCCATTGACCGTGGGTCCTTACCCCTAGCGGGGCTGACCTACGTCCTGACCGGATCGCTGGAATCCCTGACACGGGATGAGGCCAAGGAACGTCTGCAGGCCCTGGGTGCCAAAGTGGCGGGCAGTGTGTCGAAGAAAACCGATTACCTTGTCGCCGGCCCCGGGGCCGGCTCCAAGCTGAAAAAAGCCGAGGAGTTGGACGTGGATATAATGGACGAGGCCGGCCTGCTTGAGTTGTTGAACCAGTGGGAGCAGAACTGA
- a CDS encoding transglycosylase SLT domain-containing protein translates to MRALSLILLALTTLVGCASAPPKSSDNICDVFDEKRGWYKDARRAERRWGSDIPTLMAMMYQESTFRPKAKPPRTKILWVIPGPRKSSAFGYAQVKDETWKEYQRMSGNHWASRSYFADAIDFVGWYNAQSKKRVGIDKNDARNLYLAYHEGHGGYKRRTFDQKAWLVGVAGKVEQRARRYREQLKSCERRFKGPWWWPLR, encoded by the coding sequence ATGCGAGCGCTGAGTCTGATACTGTTGGCACTGACCACACTGGTTGGTTGCGCCTCCGCTCCGCCCAAGAGCAGCGACAACATCTGCGACGTCTTTGACGAAAAGCGAGGTTGGTACAAAGACGCCCGGCGCGCCGAGCGCCGTTGGGGCTCGGACATCCCGACGTTGATGGCCATGATGTACCAGGAATCAACCTTTCGCCCCAAGGCCAAGCCGCCGCGCACGAAAATCCTGTGGGTGATCCCGGGTCCGAGAAAGAGCAGCGCGTTTGGCTATGCGCAAGTAAAAGACGAGACCTGGAAAGAATACCAGCGCATGAGCGGTAATCACTGGGCCAGCCGCAGCTATTTTGCAGACGCGATTGATTTTGTCGGCTGGTACAATGCCCAGAGTAAAAAGCGGGTTGGCATCGACAAAAACGACGCCCGAAATCTGTACCTGGCGTACCACGAAGGTCACGGCGGCTATAAACGGCGAACCTTTGATCAGAAAGCCTGGCTGGTGGGTGTTGCCGGTAAAGTAGAGCAACGGGCTCGCCGATATCGCGAGCAATTGAAGTCCTGCGAAAGGCGTTTCAAAGGCCCTTGGTGGTGGCCGTTGCGGTGA
- the hemB gene encoding porphobilinogen synthase, with translation MTNDTHPEFRFRRLRRTGALRDMVRETRLEVSDLILPLFVEEGIDQPVEIGSMPGVVRYPEAQLADKVTSAWKKGIRAVLLFGVSRHKDAEGCDTWNPEGLMARMIRTVKAAQPEMCVISDNCFCEYTDHGHCGVVHGDDVDNDATLKNLQKQVVVAAKAGVDMIAPSGMQDGMIAAIRAALDASGYGHIPVMSYSTKFASAFYGPFRDAVDSNFKGTRASYQMDPANRREALAESLQDEDEGADILMVKPGIAYLDVLADIRAHSARPLAVYQVSGEYAMIKAGAEAGVIDERAVAMESLLAFKRAGADLIITYFAETVADWLNES, from the coding sequence ATGACCAACGATACTCATCCCGAATTTCGGTTTCGTCGGCTGCGGCGGACGGGCGCGCTGCGGGACATGGTTCGGGAGACCCGGCTTGAGGTCAGTGACCTGATATTGCCGTTGTTTGTCGAAGAAGGCATTGATCAACCCGTCGAAATCGGCAGCATGCCCGGCGTGGTTCGCTACCCAGAAGCCCAGCTCGCCGACAAAGTCACCAGCGCCTGGAAAAAAGGCATTCGGGCGGTACTGCTGTTTGGCGTGTCCCGGCATAAAGACGCCGAAGGCTGCGACACATGGAACCCCGAAGGCCTGATGGCGCGGATGATCCGCACCGTCAAAGCCGCCCAGCCCGAGATGTGCGTCATCAGCGACAACTGCTTCTGCGAATATACCGATCACGGTCACTGCGGCGTCGTCCATGGGGACGATGTCGACAACGACGCGACCCTTAAAAACCTGCAGAAGCAGGTCGTGGTGGCGGCCAAGGCCGGGGTCGACATGATTGCCCCCTCCGGCATGCAGGACGGCATGATCGCCGCCATCCGTGCCGCACTGGATGCCTCCGGTTATGGCCATATCCCGGTGATGTCCTACTCCACCAAATTTGCGTCCGCCTTCTATGGTCCCTTCCGGGATGCCGTGGACAGCAACTTTAAAGGCACCCGGGCCAGCTACCAGATGGACCCCGCCAATCGTCGGGAAGCGCTGGCGGAATCCCTGCAGGATGAGGATGAAGGGGCGGACATTCTGATGGTCAAGCCGGGTATCGCCTATCTGGACGTGCTGGCGGACATTCGAGCGCATTCCGCTCGGCCGCTGGCGGTGTATCAGGTCAGTGGCGAGTACGCCATGATCAAGGCCGGCGCCGAGGCCGGAGTGATTGACGAACGGGCGGTTGCCATGGAAAGTCTGTTGGCGTTCAAGCGCGCTGGGGCCGACTTGATCATTACCTATTTTGCCGAAACCGTAGCCGACTGGCTGAACGAATCCTGA
- a CDS encoding DUF3012 domain-containing protein, whose product MKAIFALMGASVLMIVVGVLLILNQPESEPEEPARDIAVIPAPAERDSEIPQIEVNAEPGSEAWCEQMMNVPNADWSREDSQTFADQCIYD is encoded by the coding sequence ATGAAAGCGATTTTTGCCCTGATGGGCGCCAGTGTCCTGATGATTGTGGTCGGCGTGTTGCTGATTCTGAATCAGCCTGAATCCGAACCAGAGGAGCCGGCCCGGGATATCGCGGTCATTCCCGCGCCTGCCGAGCGTGATTCTGAAATCCCCCAAATCGAGGTGAATGCCGAACCCGGCAGTGAGGCCTGGTGCGAGCAGATGATGAACGTCCCCAATGCCGACTGGTCGCGGGAGGATTCCCAGACCTTTGCCGACCAGTGTATTTACGATTAA
- a CDS encoding Wadjet anti-phage system protein JetA family protein has translation MFFTDERPHFFNPLTGKYREVVAECLRLLYQRLYTDLRDYGAGLNREGLLDIFKEAIARTPVLDSRDEPGDSEGRFKTQRELAGFIVNRLLEAGWLERRVDDANLQSSYGFSRMGRLFTQPFAANQHNDFRTRHRNTRNTRNSLQAFLDRGEVHDLLDAYEYSERIISDFTDVIAELEERKRQLVRDVEARQLVQQASDEFFDFMEKVFKPDLEVRLSADSVEKYRDQVARIISRIRRKRKYGEGDPETAEKDWRAVMELRLRALLPQRVVPGSSLLETLLQTIETRLKNACDVMLPALRKALNTFTQRADIIIRQLSYIHAQSGDGALELCQLLAAQPRERQDELLQRHGEDWSALHLRYIDPGQLVLRERRARAPIRSDLDDDQPLDRDAQRQLYIQQALEQAFSLQGKDVRAYVQQALDEQGQVSSRSLTAVSLPELLSLARATEVGAAANLSSEFGFRVRQDEAWLAESPRITEGDFFTHRDEYIIELTEDANEPSDR, from the coding sequence ATGTTCTTCACCGACGAACGTCCCCATTTCTTCAATCCGCTGACGGGAAAGTACCGTGAAGTGGTCGCGGAATGCCTGCGTCTGTTGTACCAACGGCTATACACCGATCTGCGGGATTATGGCGCAGGCCTGAATCGGGAAGGGCTGCTGGATATTTTCAAGGAAGCGATAGCCCGCACTCCGGTTCTGGACAGTCGCGACGAGCCCGGTGACAGCGAGGGGCGCTTCAAAACCCAACGGGAACTGGCCGGTTTTATTGTCAATCGACTGCTCGAAGCCGGCTGGCTGGAGCGTCGGGTAGATGATGCCAACCTGCAGAGCAGCTACGGCTTTTCCCGCATGGGACGGCTGTTTACTCAGCCCTTTGCAGCCAACCAGCACAATGACTTTCGCACCCGGCACCGTAACACCCGCAATACCCGCAACAGTCTCCAGGCCTTTCTGGATCGCGGCGAAGTCCACGACCTGCTGGATGCCTACGAATACTCCGAGCGGATCATCAGCGACTTCACCGATGTGATTGCAGAGCTGGAAGAACGTAAGCGGCAGTTGGTCCGCGATGTCGAAGCCCGGCAGTTGGTGCAACAGGCCAGCGATGAATTTTTCGACTTTATGGAAAAAGTCTTCAAACCCGATCTGGAAGTCCGGCTGTCCGCCGATAGCGTAGAGAAATACCGGGACCAGGTGGCCCGGATCATCAGCCGCATTCGGCGCAAACGCAAATACGGCGAAGGCGACCCCGAAACGGCCGAGAAAGACTGGCGCGCGGTGATGGAGTTGCGCCTGCGAGCACTCTTGCCGCAACGGGTGGTGCCGGGTAGCTCGCTACTGGAAACCCTGCTGCAGACCATCGAGACGCGACTGAAAAATGCCTGCGATGTGATGTTGCCGGCCCTGCGCAAGGCCCTGAATACGTTTACCCAGCGGGCCGATATCATCATCCGCCAGCTAAGCTATATTCATGCCCAGAGCGGTGACGGCGCCCTGGAGCTGTGTCAGTTGTTGGCGGCGCAACCTCGCGAGCGACAGGACGAACTGTTGCAGCGTCACGGAGAAGACTGGTCCGCACTGCACTTGCGCTATATCGACCCAGGCCAACTGGTGCTGCGTGAGCGACGCGCCCGGGCCCCCATTCGCAGTGACCTGGACGATGATCAGCCCCTGGACCGGGACGCGCAAAGACAACTGTATATTCAACAAGCTCTTGAGCAGGCGTTTTCGCTGCAGGGCAAGGACGTGCGTGCCTACGTACAACAGGCGCTGGACGAACAGGGCCAGGTCAGCAGCCGGTCGTTGACCGCGGTGAGTCTACCCGAGCTATTGAGCCTCGCGCGGGCCACCGAAGTGGGAGCGGCGGCCAACCTGTCCTCCGAGTTCGGTTTTCGGGTGCGTCAGGATGAGGCCTGGTTGGCGGAAAGTCCGCGCATTACCGAGGGTGATTTCTTCACCCACCGCGACGAATACATTATTGAACTGACCGAGGATGCCAATGAGCCCTCTGACCGATAG
- a CDS encoding DUF4194 domain-containing protein, whose translation MSPLTDSLERALESHNLTLKEWRELIQRLLDYGVLCRDDSQVEAELYDRFERIEALVDDYLSLMGVRLQHDTRFQFVRLIPPGARVPGIEDESDEPFNGGFRTRLNQAEIALVLILRAEYDKAVRDGVIDEQGCATLSLEAVALASKNLLQRSLPEAMAERRQLFRRLRQLRLIHYAQEADLEQTDSWIKVRPLIVNLVNNEWLDNLRHDIEAEAPTAEVSGEAEPEGASIFSGER comes from the coding sequence ATGAGCCCTCTGACCGATAGCCTAGAACGGGCCCTGGAGTCTCACAACCTGACGCTAAAGGAGTGGCGGGAGTTGATTCAGCGACTGCTGGATTACGGCGTATTGTGCCGAGACGACAGTCAGGTGGAAGCCGAGCTGTACGATCGCTTTGAGCGCATTGAAGCCCTGGTGGATGACTACCTCAGCCTGATGGGGGTTCGTCTGCAACACGATACGCGCTTTCAGTTTGTCCGCCTGATCCCGCCCGGTGCGAGAGTGCCCGGCATTGAAGATGAAAGTGACGAGCCGTTTAACGGCGGTTTTCGCACCCGCCTGAATCAGGCGGAAATCGCCCTCGTGCTGATTTTACGCGCCGAGTATGACAAGGCGGTGCGCGATGGTGTGATTGACGAACAGGGCTGCGCGACCCTGTCACTGGAAGCGGTGGCGCTGGCGAGTAAGAACCTCCTGCAACGCAGCCTGCCCGAAGCCATGGCGGAGCGCCGTCAGCTGTTCCGCCGGTTGCGTCAGTTGCGGCTGATTCACTACGCCCAGGAGGCGGATCTGGAGCAGACCGATAGCTGGATCAAGGTGCGGCCTTTGATTGTGAACCTGGTGAACAACGAGTGGCTGGATAATTTGCGGCATGACATTGAAGCCGAAGCGCCGACCGCGGAGGTGTCCGGCGAGGCCGAACCGGAAGGCGCATCGATATTTTCCGGGGAGCGGTGA